In Chitinibacter sp. FCG-7, the genomic stretch TCGAGCTTGCGCCGTGGTCGCGACACGGCCAATGCACTGTTTGGCAACGCAGCCAGCGTGCTGGTCGGCGATTTTTTATATAGCCGCGCCTTTCAGATGATGGTGAACTGTGGCTCGATGCGGATCATGCAAGTTTTGTCAGATGCCACCAATATCATCGCTGAGGGCGAAGTATTGCAACTGATGAATATCGGCAATATTGATGTCGATGAAGCCGATTACCTGAAAGTGATCCGCTACAAAACAGCCAAACTGTTTGAAGCCGCCTCACGCCTGGGCGCAATCCTAGCCGAGCAGGATGCAAGCACCGAAGATGCGCTAGCCCGCTACGGCATGCATCTGGGCACCGCATTCCAGATCATCGACGACGTACTTGATTATTCGGGCAAGCAAGAAGAAATCGGCAAATCACTCGGCGACGACTTGGCCGAAGGCAAACCGACACTGCCATTGATTTATGTGATGCGCCACGGCCAAGCCGAGGCGGCCGCCACCGTCAAAGACGCCCTTGAACACGCCAAGCGCGAAAATTTCAACGCCGTACTCAATGCCGTCCAGCAATCAGGCGCATTGAAATACGCGCGCGACGTCGCAAAAAAAGAAGCGCAACTCGCCAAAGAATGCCTCGTCCAGCTACCCGCATCACCCTACGCCCAAGCATTACTGGCACTGGCCGACCTGGCCATTGATCGCAACAGCTAATCCAAACCAATCCGTAAAACAAAAAACCCCGGCTTCTTGCGAAGGCGGGGTTTTTTCTTGCAGTAATTGCCGTGCAATTAAGCAGCTGGAGCAGCCACTTTGCGCGCTGGCAATTTTTCCTTGATACGCGCAGATTTACCTGAACGATCACGGAGGTAGTACAGCTTAGCGCGACGAACGTCACCACGGCGCTTAACTTCAATTGAAGCCACCAGTGGAGAGTAAGTCTGGAATGTACGCTCAACGCCAGTACCAGAAGAAATTTTGCGAACGATGAAGTTGCTGTTCAGACCGCGGTTACGCTTAGCGATTACCACGCCCTCGTAAGCCTGCAGACGTTCACGGTTACCCTCTTTTACTTTTACCGATACGACAACAGTGTCGCCTGGCGCAAATTCTGGCAGGGTTTTACCCAAACGGGCGATTTCTTCTTGCTCGAGTTGTTGAATCAAGTTCATTTTAATACTCCATATGAGGCTTGTACCTTCTGCCGCAATCACTCTTGCGGTGGCGCCGAATACTCAGTTTTAAATTCGGCCAGAAGACGAGTCTCTTCTTTAGATAACTGGCGATTTTCCAGCAAATCCGGACGGCGCACCCAAGTGCGGCCGAGCGACTGCTTCAAACGCCAGCGCCTTATTGCGGCATGGTTACCCGAAAGCAAAACCTCAGGCACCACCATATCGCGATAAACTTCGGGACGGGTGTAATGCGGACAATCCAGCAACCCATCCACAAACGAATCTTCCACCGCACTGGCCGCAGTATTTAACACCCCCGGCAACAGGCGGGACACGGCGTCAATCACGATCATCGCGGGCAATTCGCCACCCGACAAGACATAATCACCCACCGAGATTTCTTCGTCGACGTGCGAGGCAATCACCCGCTCGTCCACTCCCTCATAACGCCCACACAACAAAACCAGAGCCGGCTTTTGCGCTAACTCGGCCACTTTTTGATGTGTCAACGGCGCACCCTGAGGGGACAGATACACCGTATACGGCTGCAAGCCAGACGCAGATTGACGTTGCTTGCTATACCCAAGGGCAGCATCCAGCGGCGCAGGCAACATCACCATCCCCGGACCACCACCGAACGGCCTATCATCGACACGATGATAATTGTCGCTCGTGAAGTCACGCGGATTGCAGGTTTCCACCCCAATCAAGCCCAGCTCCACCGCCCGGCGCGTGACGCCGTGCGCAGTGATGGCGCTAAACATCTCAGGAAACAGAGTCACCACATCAAACTGCATACTACGCCGTGGTTTTTCTAACTCAGACATTGAATACGGCCCGGATTAAAAATCCAGCCCCCAATCCACCCGCATTTCACGCGCTTCAAGATCAACATCCAGTACAACGTGCGCCACAAAAGGCACCAAACGCTCTTCGTCACCGTCTTTAACGACAATCACATCGTTAGCGCCAGTCTCGAACAGCTTATCAATAACACCAAGGCGTTCACCTTGCGCATTCACCACCACCAAGCCGATCAAATCTGCCCAGTAGTATTCACCCTCTTCCGGCTCAGGCATTTCGCTACGCGGCACCGCGATCTCGCAACCTTTTAAAGCAAAGGCAGCATCCCGATCGTTAACCCCTTGCAGCTTGGCACCCAGCTTTTTCGGCTGAACATGTGCATCCGCAAGCTGATACGATTTCCACTGACCATTTTTACCCAACCACCATGTTTTGTAGTCGAGCAAACTGTCAGCGTATTGCGTATCAGCAATCAAACTAACCCAGCCCTGAATACCAAAAGCCCCGCTAATGTAGCCCATCACCACCAGATCTTCCGGCACGGTATTTTGAGCATCCATTGACGAGGCTTTAAGATTTTTCACCACGGAAAAATCAGGCCGCTTTTTGCTGTTTGATCAAACGAGCTACGGTATCAGAAGGCTGCGCACCAACACCCAACCAGTAGTTCAGACGATCAGCAACAAAGCGCAACTCTTCAGCAGCGCCAGAAGCTTGTGGATTGTAGAAGCCAACGCGCTCGATGAAACGACCATCGCGGCGGTTGCGAGAATCAGTCACTACAACGTTGTAGAACGGGCGATCTTTTGAGCCACCGCGAGCAAGACGAATCACGACCATAATAAAACCCAATATTGGTAGATAAAAATAAGCTCGCAATCATGCCAGAATTCACCAGCAGCTGCAAGACCAAATACAAAACCATCGCACAAACGGCGATTACATCCCCGGCATTAAGCCCTTGAGCCCGCGCATCATTTTCATCATGCCGCCGCCCGAGAATTGCTTCATCATCTTCTGCGTCTGCTCAAACTGCTTGAGCAGACGATTCACTTCCTGCACCGACACCCCCGCCCCGGCTGCAATCCGACGCTTGCGGCTCGCCTTGAGCAACTCGGGCTTGCGACGCTCGAGTGGGGTCATGGAATTGATAATCCCTTCAATTCGCGCTACCGCTTTATCGGTCACCTGACTATCAGCCATCGCACTCAATTGCCCTGGCAGCTTATCCATCAGCGCGGCCATGCCACCCATTTTTTTCATTTGCTGAATCTGGGTTTTAAAGTCTTCCAGATCAAACCCTTTACCGGACTTGACCTTTTTCATCATTTTGAGCGCTTCGGCTTCATCAACCGAATTTTGCACATCTTCAATCAGCGAGAGGACATCACCCATCCCCAACACACGACTCGCCATCCGATCCGGATGGAATGGCTCTAAGCCTGTTAGTTTCTCACCAGTACCCAAGAACTTAATTGGCTTACCCGTAATATGACGCACCGACAGCGCCGCACCGCCACGCGAATCGCCATCCATCTTGGTCAACACCACGCCGGTGAGCGGCAATGCCTCATTGAAGGCCTGCGCGGTATTCACTGCATCCTGGCCCTGCATCGCATCGACCACAAACAGCGTCTCAACCGGTTTGACTGAAGCATGCAGCGACTTGATCTCCTGCATCATCGCTTCATCAATCGCCAAACGACCTGCAGTATCAACAATCAGCACATCAAAGAAATGGCGCTTGGCATGATCAATTGCCGCATTAGCAATATCAACCGGCTTTTGCGTTACATCCGACGGAAACCACTCAACCTGCAACTGCCCAGCCAAGGTTTTAAGCTGCTCAATCGCTGCAGGCCGATAAACGTCGGTCGATACCAGCAACACTTTTTT encodes the following:
- the ffh gene encoding signal recognition particle protein; the protein is MFENLSGRLGGVVKTLRGHSRLTEDNIKDALREVRMALLEADVALPAVKQFIADVKVRAEGKEVVGSLTPGQAVIGVVYEELTKLMGAQNDALNLAAQPPAVILMAGLQGAGKTTTSGKLAKLLKETQKKKVLLVSTDVYRPAAIEQLKTLAGQLQVEWFPSDVTQKPVDIANAAIDHAKRHFFDVLIVDTAGRLAIDEAMMQEIKSLHASVKPVETLFVVDAMQGQDAVNTAQAFNEALPLTGVVLTKMDGDSRGGAALSVRHITGKPIKFLGTGEKLTGLEPFHPDRMASRVLGMGDVLSLIEDVQNSVDEAEALKMMKKVKSGKGFDLEDFKTQIQQMKKMGGMAALMDKLPGQLSAMADSQVTDKAVARIEGIINSMTPLERRKPELLKASRKRRIAAGAGVSVQEVNRLLKQFEQTQKMMKQFSGGGMMKMMRGLKGLMPGM
- the rplS gene encoding 50S ribosomal protein L19, giving the protein MNLIQQLEQEEIARLGKTLPEFAPGDTVVVSVKVKEGNRERLQAYEGVVIAKRNRGLNSNFIVRKISSGTGVERTFQTYSPLVASIEVKRRGDVRRAKLYYLRDRSGKSARIKEKLPARKVAAPAA
- the rpsP gene encoding 30S ribosomal protein S16; its protein translation is MVVIRLARGGSKDRPFYNVVVTDSRNRRDGRFIERVGFYNPQASGAAEELRFVADRLNYWLGVGAQPSDTVARLIKQQKAA
- a CDS encoding polyprenyl synthetase family protein — protein: MQFVKSVVDADMAIMDNVIRDRLYSDVVLVRQVAEYIVASGGKRLRPMITLLSAQALGYQGQHHHELAAVIEFIHTATLLHDDVVDESSLRRGRDTANALFGNAASVLVGDFLYSRAFQMMVNCGSMRIMQVLSDATNIIAEGEVLQLMNIGNIDVDEADYLKVIRYKTAKLFEAASRLGAILAEQDASTEDALARYGMHLGTAFQIIDDVLDYSGKQEEIGKSLGDDLAEGKPTLPLIYVMRHGQAEAAATVKDALEHAKRENFNAVLNAVQQSGALKYARDVAKKEAQLAKECLVQLPASPYAQALLALADLAIDRNS
- the trmD gene encoding tRNA (guanosine(37)-N1)-methyltransferase TrmD, with the translated sequence MQFDVVTLFPEMFSAITAHGVTRRAVELGLIGVETCNPRDFTSDNYHRVDDRPFGGGPGMVMLPAPLDAALGYSKQRQSASGLQPYTVYLSPQGAPLTHQKVAELAQKPALVLLCGRYEGVDERVIASHVDEEISVGDYVLSGGELPAMIVIDAVSRLLPGVLNTAASAVEDSFVDGLLDCPHYTRPEVYRDMVVPEVLLSGNHAAIRRWRLKQSLGRTWVRRPDLLENRQLSKEETRLLAEFKTEYSAPPQE
- the rimM gene encoding ribosome maturation factor RimM (Essential for efficient processing of 16S rRNA), whose translation is MDAQNTVPEDLVVMGYISGAFGIQGWVSLIADTQYADSLLDYKTWWLGKNGQWKSYQLADAHVQPKKLGAKLQGVNDRDAAFALKGCEIAVPRSEMPEPEEGEYYWADLIGLVVVNAQGERLGVIDKLFETGANDVIVVKDGDEERLVPFVAHVVLDVDLEAREMRVDWGLDF